One Vanacampus margaritifer isolate UIUO_Vmar chromosome 20, RoL_Vmar_1.0, whole genome shotgun sequence DNA window includes the following coding sequences:
- the plppr4b gene encoding phospholipid phosphatase-related protein type 4 gives MSRGLAMSAREKGILTKDSVSLLPCFYFVELPILVSSMVSLYFLEWTDLFKPVKSGFNCHDRSLSLPYIDPNHEVVPLLMLLSLAFAGPAITIMIGEAILFCCLSRRKSSAGAEANINAAGCNFNSFIRRAIRFVGVHAFGLCATALITDILQLMTGYPAPYFLTVCKPNYTTLNISCEQNPYIMEDICSGVDAAAINQGRKSFPSQHATLASFAAVYVSMYFNSTLTDSSKLLKPLLVFSFVICAIICGLTRIIQYKNHAIDVYLGFLLGGAIAIYLGLYAVGNFRPNEESSSSRPPQPHCPTCSLPHISQEAILHHLQMKASISGDPGIPGIPASQSEGILHRGLPQQKADDSLKRSGRDADGISSHSPRSKETIVTFSHTLPRVHTPQAIAAYEEAARRHAATLHHASMDSSRSKQLLSQWKSKNNHKCTLQVPDCFPPSGDLSPQPAQHPHHHGSMEVRSSSEPSAMGLDASFEAHAYLSKLATGASTTLPSNCSGITGGARMLMQPRPGSSQLVHIPEESHENYHNSSPKAGGGGSDSLSSGDGTVQTNWQRVAEKTAGCRTNDEGKKTQPRIMQVIAMSKQQGLLQTHSKSLDDSSTVASSQGLAHYRALTADKDPGTTTVPSSLGSTTGSISGSTGAIVRIEAHPENRPVIQAPSTDGSGSWRWRSLDHGNGAVVGHGSNGSGSLRQSFDLNDLSRDSESSDSIREGSIDRKRVNPPTVTVHTSQPEQKLHNQSLSTIRVTPGDVSGAGSGGGNGDTASEIPSVASSRESTLRRKGHNVILIPERGNSPDITRNVFYKGASIPNKE, from the exons ATGTCTAGAGGTCTGGCCATGTCTGCAAGAGAAAAGGGAATTCTAACCAAGGACAGTGTCAGCCTGCTCCCATGTTTCTATTTCGTTGAG CTGCCCATCTTGGTGTCATCTATGGTCAGCTTGTACTTCCTGGAGTGGACAGATTTGTTCAAGCCAGTGAAGTCTGGCTTCAACTGTCATGACCGCAGTCTCAGCCTACCTTACATCGACCCTAACCATGAGGTCGTCCCGCTTCTGATGCTGCTTAGCCTGGCTTTTGCAGGGCCTGCCATCACG ATCATGATTGGAGAGGCCATCCTGTTTTGTTGTCTATCTCGAAGAAAAAGCAGCGCTGGGGCAGAGGCAAACATCAACGCAGCCGGCTGCAACTTCAACTCTTTCATTCGTAGAGCAATCCGGTTTGTTG GTGTTCACGCGTTCGGTCTTTGTGCCACTGCCCTCATCACAGACATCCTTCAGCTGATGACGGGCTACCCGGCCCCTTACTTCCTCACAGTGTGTAAACCAAACTACACCACCCTCAACATCAGCTGTGAGCAGAACCCTTACATCATGGAGGATATCTGCTCCGGGGTCGACGCTGCAGCTATTAACCAGGGCAG AAAATCATTCCCGTCCCAGCACGCTACTCTGGCATCATTTGCAGCTGTCTACGTTTCG ATGTACTTCAACAGCACACTGACAGACtcgtccaaattgctcaagccCCTGCTGGTCTTCTCCTTCGTCATCTGCGCTATTATTTGTGGTCTGACTCGGATTATTCAGTACAAGAACCATGCCATCGATGTCTATCTTGGATTTCTGCTTGGTGGAGCCATCGCTATCTACCTG GGTCTTTATGCCGTTGGAAATTTCCGTCCTAATGAAGAGTCAAGCAGCAGCCGCCCTCCCCAGCCCCACTGCCCCACCTGCTCCCTACCACACATCAGTCAAGAGGCAATACTTCATCACCTGCAAATGAAAGCCAGCATATCGGGGGATCCCGGCATTCCCGGCATTCCCGCCTCCCAGTCAGAAGGCATTCTCCATCGGGGTCTTCCACAGCAGAAGGCCGACGATAGCCTGAAGCGCTCCGGCAGAGATGCGGACGGGATCTCGTCCCACAGTCCACGGAGCAAAGAGACCATCGTGACCTTTAGCCACACCCTCCCTCGCGTTCACACCCCGCAGGCCATCGCAGCGTACGAGGAGGCGGCCAGACGTCACGCTGCCACCCTTCACCACGCCTCCATGGATTCCAGCCGTTCAAAGCAGCTTTTGTCCCAGTGGAAAagcaaaaacaaccacaaatgcACTCTCCAGGTACCCGACTGTTTCCCGCCTTCCGGAGACTTATCTCCTCAGCCCGCTCAACATCCTCATCACCATGGCAGCATGGAGGTGCGATCCAGCTCCGAACCGTCGGCTATGGGTCTGGATGCTAGCTTCGAAGCTCACGCGTATCTGTCCAAACTGGCCACAGGAGCAAGTACCACCTTGCCAAGTAACTGCAGCGGCATCACCGGAGGAGCGAGAATGTTGATGCAACCTCGACCTGGGTCTTCGCAACTGGTCCACATACCGGAAGAATCGCATGAGAACTATCACAATAGCTCCCCAAAAGCCGGAGGAGGCGGGAGTGACAGTCTTTCTTCAGGAGACGGCACAGTTCAGACCAACTGGCAAAGGGTTGCTGAGAAGACTGCGGGTTGCAGGACTAACGACGAAGGGAAGAAAACCCAGCCGCGGATCATGCAAGTGATCGCGATGTCTAAGCAGCAGGGTCTACTTCAGACCCATTCCAAAAGCTTGGATGACAGCAGCACCGTCGCTAGTTCGCAGGGGTTGGCTCACTACAGGGCTCTTACCGCCGACAAGGATCCAGGTACCACGACAGTACCAAGCTCACTGGGAAGCACCACAGGCAGTATTTCAGGCAGCACCGGCGCAATCGTTCGAATAGAAGCGCACCCTGAAAACAGACCGGTTATCCAAGCTCCTTCCACCGACGGAAGCGGATCTTGGCGGTGGCGGTCTCTGGATCACGGCAACGGAGCCGTCGTCGGGCACGGGAGTAACGGGAGCGGGAGTTTGAGGCAATCCTTCGATCTCAACGATCTGAGCAGAGACTCGGAAAGCTCAGACTCGATACGGGAAGGGTCGATTGACAGGAAGCGAGTCAACCCGCCCACAGTTACTGTTCATACAAGTCAACCGGAGCAGAAGCTCCATAATCAGAGCCTCTCTACGATAAGGGTCACTCCGGGGGATGTCAGTGGCGCCGGATCTGGCGGAGGCAACGGAGACACCGCTTCAGAAATACCCTCAGTCGCCTCCAGTCGGGAATCCACACTACGGCGAAAAGGCCATAACGTCATCCTGATTCCGGAGAGAGGAAACAGCCCGGATATCACGCGAAATGTTTTCTACAAGGGAGCGTCGATACCTAATAAGGAATAA
- the LOC144040393 gene encoding palmdelphin-like, whose protein sequence is MRPCSEINPMNDLFQVVYPFQMLISFFFSDTSHHSSSRPPEISLPVLSPRTSAKSLSPKSATFAMEISVEHDKRTGTSQVVSTATVSAENLQGRGSKVYDDGRKSIYALNPDGVAPSPGVDGEMTPTQVDELLRQATDENVPRDLLYHQPVYSTAYVGTSRLSGPQISNEAQELPDSQNPSPEQEQLKSHEKSLNEEEMTESSERIQAQSKIFDKTEQGLNKNHINSPKQSPVVTVKVRSEEKPKPSQLVCTDLDVTNPKHKLDSLIDSFASTNISNNQSEDPDSTPVTMIFMGYENALDEDQVDFGAELVTVGCSDDDDDEETEDINNGELVSYHPEGYTSKVFRPRVAKSCRCISDDDNVRWNHSGLHRPTFRHKSGNKGQV, encoded by the exons atgcgGCCTTGCAGTGAAATAAATCCAATGAATGACTTATTTCAAGTCGTCTATCCTTTTCAGAtgctaatttcattttttttctcagatacGAGCCACCATTCTTCATCAAGGCCCCCTGAAATTTCATTACCGGTACTTTCCCCGAGGACGTCAGCAAAAAGTCTGAGTCCAAAAAGTG CAACATTTGCAATGGAGATCAGTGTGGAGCACGATAAAAGAACAGGAACAAGTCAAGTGGTCTCTACGGCAACCGTTAGCGCCGAAAACCTCCAGGGGAGAGGTTCGAAGGTGTACGATGACGGACGCAAATCTATATACGCTTTAAACCCTGACGGGGTCGCACCGTCTCCCGGCGTGGACGGCGAAATGACACCAACGCAGGTCGATGAACTCCTACGACAGGCCACGGATGAGAACGTACCTCGTGATTTGCTGTACCATCAACCGGTCTACTCAACCGCTTACGTTGGAACGAGCAGGCTCTCGGGGCCGCAGATTTCAAATGAAGCGCAGGAGCTACCAGATAGTCAAAACCCTTCGCCAGAACAAGAACAACTAAAAAGCCATGAAAAATCCCTTAACGAAGAAGAAATGACAGAATCCAGTGAGCGCATTCAAGCCCAAtccaaaatatttgacaaaactGAACAAGGTCTTAACAAAAATCACATCAACAGTCCTAAACAGAGTCCTGTTGTCACAGTCAAAGTCAGATCGGAAGAGAAGCCAAAACCTTCACAGCTTGTTTGCACCGACTTAGATGTGACGAACCCTAAACACAAACTCGATTCTTTGATCGACAGTTTTGCCTCTACAAACATTtccaacaaccaatcagaagatCCGGACTCAACACCCGTCACCATGATTTTTATGGGCTACGAAAACGCCTTGGATGAGGACCAAGTCGACTTCGGAGCAGAACTGGTGACCGTAGGATgcagcgacgacgacgacgacgaagaaACGGAAGATATAAACAACGGGGAGCTCGTGTCATACCACCCTGAAGGGTACACCAGCAAAGTGTTCCGACCTCGAGTGGCAAAAAGCTGCAGGTGTATTAGCGACGATGACAACGTGCGCTGGAATCATTCGGGTCTGCACAGGCCGACGTTCAGACACAAGTCAGGGAATAAAGGGCAAGTTTAA